The following coding sequences are from one uncultured Desulfobacter sp. window:
- a CDS encoding ATP-binding protein: MSDKPSYEMLERQIKRLERSIQGARRAELINRTLFYIASDLTTCDSLGDLYASIYKRVSDLMDISNFFIAIYHKDQKAIQYVFRRDQQSELIPEWIYNFSERPSLTGDVIINKTPLLLGEQQLIDLKAKGRVIGRLPKNWLGIPLMVKDEVIGVMAVKSYTNAVKYNEQHVELLSFVSDTIATAIKKKQAENELSKAKERLVRGQKLEAIATLAGGIAHDFNNTLSVTLGNINLAQMAAADGTIKGYLDDAEQSVLQAKSLASKFVVFSSSSTVGIKTHIDLTGFLNVTLDQLKQEKNIVSHLEVFDLPPVIEADRDALNEALKNVVINASEAMDHTQPVKITAKLYAERKGMIVISITDQGRGIKSDDLEKIFNPYFSTKPKGGNRGTGLGLSIAWAIVKNHQGNIQVRSTLGQGTRVDIILPIFPKDTSKETVSRPKIVGPKVERTARVATRKPLVLCMDDDAMILEITEVILTRLGYEPVLAKSGEEAVEKYQACLVEGKIIGRVILDLEVKHGMGGEETMEKLLALNPGIKGIVSSGYANDAVMENHVLFGFSAALSKPFSITALKQALDDL, translated from the coding sequence ATGAGCGATAAACCCAGCTACGAAATGCTTGAGCGACAGATAAAACGACTGGAGCGCTCCATCCAGGGCGCCCGCCGGGCGGAATTGATCAATAGAACGCTGTTCTATATTGCATCTGATTTAACCACCTGCGATTCCCTTGGGGATCTGTATGCCTCCATATATAAACGGGTCTCAGATCTTATGGATATTTCTAATTTTTTCATAGCCATTTATCATAAAGATCAAAAGGCCATACAATATGTATTTCGCAGGGACCAGCAGTCAGAACTGATACCGGAATGGATATACAATTTTTCTGAAAGGCCTTCGTTGACCGGAGATGTAATTATCAATAAAACGCCGTTACTGCTGGGTGAACAGCAGCTGATTGACCTTAAAGCCAAAGGCCGGGTGATCGGCAGGCTGCCCAAAAACTGGCTGGGTATTCCGTTGATGGTCAAAGACGAAGTGATCGGGGTGATGGCGGTAAAAAGTTATACCAACGCCGTTAAGTACAATGAACAGCATGTGGAGCTGCTCAGTTTCGTTTCAGACACCATTGCCACGGCCATTAAGAAAAAACAGGCGGAAAATGAACTCAGCAAGGCCAAGGAACGTCTGGTTCGCGGCCAGAAGCTCGAAGCCATCGCCACACTGGCCGGCGGCATTGCCCATGATTTTAACAACACCCTTTCGGTCACACTCGGCAATATTAATCTGGCCCAGATGGCGGCGGCAGACGGCACCATCAAAGGGTATCTGGACGACGCAGAACAATCGGTGCTCCAGGCGAAAAGTCTGGCGTCTAAATTTGTCGTTTTTTCAAGCAGCAGTACCGTGGGCATTAAAACCCACATTGACCTGACCGGATTTCTTAACGTCACCCTTGATCAGCTCAAACAGGAAAAAAATATTGTGTCGCACCTTGAGGTTTTTGATCTGCCGCCTGTGATCGAAGCGGATCGTGACGCCCTCAATGAAGCACTCAAAAATGTTGTTATCAATGCATCCGAAGCCATGGACCATACGCAGCCGGTAAAGATAACAGCCAAACTTTATGCCGAAAGAAAAGGCATGATCGTCATATCCATCACGGACCAGGGCAGAGGTATCAAGTCGGATGATTTAGAAAAAATTTTTAATCCCTATTTTTCCACCAAACCCAAAGGGGGAAACCGGGGAACCGGGCTTGGTCTTTCCATCGCCTGGGCCATTGTGAAAAACCACCAGGGCAATATCCAGGTTCGTTCCACCCTGGGCCAGGGGACGCGTGTGGATATTATCCTGCCGATTTTCCCCAAAGATACTTCCAAAGAAACCGTCAGCAGACCTAAAATAGTGGGACCCAAGGTTGAACGGACTGCCAGGGTGGCCACCCGGAAACCCCTTGTTCTGTGTATGGATGACGATGCCATGATTCTGGAAATCACCGAAGTCATTCTGACCCGGCTGGGCTACGAGCCTGTCCTTGCAAAATCCGGCGAAGAGGCGGTGGAAAAGTACCAGGCCTGTCTTGTGGAAGGTAAAATCATCGGCAGGGTGATCCTTGACCTTGAGGTAAAGCACGGCATGGGCGGCGAAGAGACCATGGAAAAACTGCTGGCGTTGAATCCCGGGATCAAGGGTATTGTCTCCTCAGGCTATGCCAATGATGCGGTCATGGAAAACCACGTGTTGTTCGGATTTTCCGCCGCACTGTCCAAACCCTTTTCCATCACGGCACTGAAACAGGCCCTTGACGATTTATAA
- the hisD gene encoding histidinol dehydrogenase, which yields MKIFNYPSPEAEKRVQETIDRGLGFSKEDQDNVQAFLDDVKKRGDEALIEYTNKFDSPAVTLDTFKVTEQEFDDALAQMTPQFLKALDRAVEQLGAFHSRQRENSWMDTPRNGVMVGQMVRPVSAAGIYAPGAKGGKTPLVSSVLMGGIPAKVAGVKSISLMTPPMADGKINPHILAAARAVGIDSVFKAGSAWAIGALAYGTTLVPKVDVIVGPGNIYVTLAKKIVSGTVGIDMIAGPSEILIIADTTADPECIAADLLSQAEHDVLASAVLVTDSQELAQQVSDALGPQLDALPRKEIAEPAINDFGTILVVPDIDTAIDLSNRLAPEHLEVIVESPFDYIDRIQNAGALFLGPYTPEPMGDYIAGPNHVLPTAGTARFSSALSVSHFTKKTSLIHYSKAAFEQEADDVITLAQTEGLDAHANSVKIRRK from the coding sequence ATGAAAATATTTAATTACCCTTCCCCGGAAGCGGAAAAAAGGGTTCAGGAGACCATAGACAGAGGTTTAGGTTTTTCCAAAGAAGACCAGGACAATGTCCAGGCCTTTTTAGATGATGTTAAAAAAAGAGGGGATGAAGCCCTCATCGAATACACCAACAAATTTGACTCCCCGGCGGTTACCCTGGATACCTTTAAGGTGACCGAACAGGAGTTTGATGATGCCCTGGCGCAGATGACCCCGCAGTTTTTAAAGGCCCTGGACCGGGCTGTTGAACAACTCGGCGCCTTTCACAGCCGCCAGCGGGAAAACTCATGGATGGATACCCCCAGAAACGGGGTGATGGTGGGCCAGATGGTCCGGCCGGTGTCAGCTGCAGGCATCTATGCCCCCGGTGCCAAGGGCGGCAAAACCCCCCTGGTTTCGTCCGTTCTCATGGGCGGCATTCCGGCCAAGGTGGCCGGTGTAAAATCCATTTCTCTGATGACCCCGCCCATGGCTGATGGAAAAATAAATCCCCATATTCTTGCCGCAGCCCGGGCCGTGGGCATTGATTCGGTGTTCAAGGCAGGTTCCGCCTGGGCCATTGGCGCGCTGGCCTATGGAACCACCCTGGTGCCCAAGGTTGATGTGATTGTGGGCCCGGGAAATATCTATGTCACCCTTGCCAAAAAAATTGTCTCCGGAACCGTTGGCATTGATATGATTGCAGGCCCCAGCGAAATCCTGATCATTGCCGACACCACCGCCGACCCCGAATGCATTGCCGCAGATCTGCTTTCCCAGGCCGAGCACGATGTCCTGGCATCGGCGGTGCTGGTAACCGATTCCCAGGAACTGGCGCAACAGGTATCCGACGCCCTTGGCCCCCAGCTTGATGCCCTGCCGCGCAAGGAGATTGCCGAACCGGCCATCAATGATTTCGGCACCATTCTGGTGGTCCCGGATATTGATACGGCCATTGACCTGTCCAACCGCCTGGCGCCTGAGCACCTTGAAGTTATCGTGGAATCGCCCTTTGACTATATTGACAGAATTCAAAATGCAGGGGCACTGTTCCTGGGACCGTATACCCCAGAACCCATGGGCGACTATATCGCAGGCCCCAACCATGTGCTGCCCACAGCGGGTACAGCCCGGTTCTCATCGGCCTTGAGTGTCTCTCATTTTACCAAGAAAACCAGTTTGATCCACTATTCCAAAGCCGCTTTTGAACAAGAGGCAGACGATGTGATCACCTTGGCCCAGACCGAAGGTCTGGATGCCCATGCCAATTCAGTAAAGATCCGGCGGAAATAA
- a CDS encoding pyridoxal phosphate-dependent aminotransferase, with amino-acid sequence MNISKNIEALRYSVIREMSQIAAQYEGVISLGIGEPDFDTPAPIIEKAFEDARKGYTHYTPAKGDPELIEKLSVHLSKDLGKPVPPECIIITHGAMNGLANAFRTLMDPGDEVIVVEPHFPDYLAHITLAHAVPRYVPSGFDKGFLPDPADIEAAITEKTKIILINSPNNPTGTVVPKSRLEEIAAIAKTHDLCVVSDEVYDRISFEGRAASIYNCPGMENHSLVINSFSKTYAMTGWRVGFAYGPEPVIDQMVKVGNYSIACAASVSQRAALAALDTPDDVIKQMSDTFERRMDLVCSRLGAMPGVRVRRPKGSFYVFADISSITNQSRQFALDLIEEEKVVVVPGYPFGQSCEGCIRIACTIGRERLVEAMDRLERFLAARRP; translated from the coding sequence TTGAATATTTCTAAAAATATCGAAGCCCTGCGGTACAGCGTCATACGGGAAATGAGCCAGATTGCAGCCCAGTATGAGGGTGTCATCTCCCTTGGCATCGGTGAACCGGATTTTGACACCCCTGCCCCCATTATCGAAAAAGCCTTTGAAGATGCCCGCAAAGGTTACACCCACTACACCCCCGCCAAAGGTGATCCCGAGCTCATTGAAAAGTTGTCCGTCCATCTGTCAAAGGACCTGGGCAAACCCGTTCCCCCCGAGTGCATCATCATCACCCATGGTGCCATGAACGGCCTGGCAAATGCCTTTAGAACCCTTATGGACCCAGGGGATGAAGTTATTGTTGTCGAACCCCATTTCCCGGATTACCTGGCCCACATCACCCTGGCCCATGCCGTACCCAGGTATGTGCCCTCGGGATTTGATAAGGGGTTTTTACCGGACCCGGCAGATATTGAAGCGGCCATTACAGAGAAAACAAAAATCATTTTGATCAACTCGCCAAATAACCCCACCGGCACCGTGGTGCCCAAAAGTCGTTTGGAAGAGATCGCGGCCATTGCCAAAACCCATGACCTTTGCGTGGTATCCGATGAGGTGTATGACCGGATCTCCTTTGAAGGCCGGGCCGCCTCCATATATAATTGTCCGGGAATGGAAAATCATTCCCTGGTGATTAACTCTTTTTCCAAAACCTATGCCATGACCGGATGGCGGGTGGGCTTTGCCTACGGACCCGAGCCTGTCATTGATCAGATGGTTAAGGTGGGCAACTACAGCATCGCTTGTGCCGCTAGTGTCAGTCAGCGGGCCGCCCTGGCTGCTTTGGATACACCGGATGACGTGATCAAGCAGATGTCTGATACGTTTGAACGCCGGATGGATCTGGTCTGCTCCCGGCTTGGGGCCATGCCCGGTGTCCGGGTCCGCCGGCCGAAAGGCAGTTTTTATGTGTTTGCCGACATCTCCAGTATTACCAACCAATCCAGGCAGTTCGCCCTGGATTTGATTGAAGAGGAAAAAGTCGTGGTGGTTCCCGGATACCCCTTCGGACAGTCGTGTGAAGGGTGTATCCGCATTGCCTGTACCATCGGCCGAGAAAGGCTTGTCGAAGCCATGGATCGCCTGGAAAGGTTTCTGGCGGCAAGACGCCCCTGA
- a CDS encoding DUF134 domain-containing protein: protein MPRPKRPRCISSKPTIKGFKPRGTVETGEVILSLEEFEVLKLIDYEGMDQSGAAQIMDVSRQTVGRVLKTARYKIAESLVTAKRLTVQGGCYEMRGRGKGRGWRHGCRKPQERQLNNGD, encoded by the coding sequence ATGCCAAGACCCAAGCGACCCAGATGTATTTCATCTAAACCGACCATTAAAGGGTTCAAGCCCAGGGGAACTGTGGAGACCGGAGAGGTCATCCTCTCCCTGGAAGAATTTGAAGTGCTTAAACTCATCGACTATGAGGGCATGGACCAGTCCGGCGCGGCTCAGATCATGGATGTTTCCAGACAAACCGTCGGCAGGGTCCTGAAAACCGCGCGATATAAAATCGCTGAATCTCTGGTTACGGCCAAACGGCTTACCGTTCAGGGCGGTTGCTATGAGATGCGGGGCCGGGGAAAGGGCCGGGGGTGGCGGCATGGGTGCAGAAAACCCCAGGAACGTCAATTAAATAACGGAGATTAA
- a CDS encoding metal-dependent transcriptional regulator — MNSEHTLSESLEDYLEVILELQIMNTVARSKDIAERLDIKCGSVTGTLKKLADRNLINYEPYGYITLTPKGDKIAKEITTRHNVFKHFLFKHVELDENIAEQTACRMEHAMNHKNFMKFKAFVKKLDA; from the coding sequence ATGAACAGCGAACACACCCTTTCCGAAAGCCTTGAGGACTATCTTGAAGTCATACTGGAACTTCAGATCATGAATACGGTTGCCCGGTCAAAGGATATTGCCGAGCGACTGGATATTAAATGCGGATCAGTCACCGGTACCCTTAAAAAACTGGCTGACCGGAACCTGATAAATTATGAACCCTACGGCTACATCACCTTGACCCCCAAAGGGGATAAAATCGCCAAAGAGATTACAACCCGTCATAATGTGTTCAAGCATTTTTTATTCAAACATGTGGAGCTTGATGAAAATATTGCAGAACAGACCGCGTGCCGCATGGAGCATGCCATGAATCACAAAAATTTTATGAAATTCAAGGCGTTTGTTAAAAAACTGGACGCTTGA
- a CDS encoding RtcB family protein, which produces MEWIKKEENCNVPIQSWCRDLEASAMAQALDLARHPVVFHHVALMPDCHMGYGMPIGGVIAAKDAVIPNAVGVDIGCGMGAVQTNIPLSETGRKKIREILEQVKKMVPRGEGQAHKTPQRWEGLDDIDRYGDRGWYSSRVRDLALKNLGTLDGGNHFIEIQAGEDDLVWLMIHSGSRHLGNVIARYYNDIAVALNRKWGTDLPSKDLAFLPTDTPEGRHYITDMNFALSYARLNRKRIMNRFMEAFSRVFPDTRFSKQINIHHNYACLETHFNTNVWVHRKGATSAKKGETGIIPGSMGTPSYIVEGLGNPESFMSCAHGAGRVMGRMQATRTLTPQACDRAMQGIVHDRWNKVRKGKAKGMYDLGEAPQAYKNVETVIASQLDLISPLHKLRPLGVVKG; this is translated from the coding sequence ATGGAATGGATAAAAAAAGAAGAGAACTGCAATGTACCGATACAATCCTGGTGCAGGGATCTTGAAGCCTCGGCAATGGCCCAGGCCCTGGATCTTGCCCGGCATCCGGTTGTGTTCCACCATGTCGCCCTGATGCCCGACTGTCATATGGGATACGGCATGCCCATCGGCGGTGTGATTGCGGCCAAAGATGCGGTCATTCCCAATGCCGTGGGCGTTGATATCGGCTGCGGCATGGGCGCGGTGCAGACAAACATCCCATTATCTGAAACCGGTCGGAAGAAAATCCGGGAAATTCTTGAACAGGTCAAAAAAATGGTTCCCCGTGGCGAAGGACAGGCCCATAAGACCCCCCAGAGGTGGGAAGGGCTTGATGATATTGACCGGTATGGGGACCGGGGGTGGTATTCATCCCGTGTCAGGGATCTGGCACTGAAAAATTTAGGCACCCTGGACGGTGGGAACCATTTCATTGAAATCCAGGCCGGGGAGGATGATCTTGTCTGGCTGATGATCCATTCGGGATCACGCCATTTGGGCAATGTCATTGCCCGGTACTATAATGATATTGCCGTGGCGCTGAACCGAAAATGGGGGACCGACCTCCCGTCAAAGGACCTGGCCTTTCTGCCCACGGATACCCCGGAAGGCCGACACTATATCACAGATATGAACTTTGCCCTCTCCTATGCCCGGCTGAACCGCAAAAGAATTATGAACCGCTTCATGGAGGCCTTTTCCCGAGTTTTCCCGGACACCCGGTTTTCAAAACAGATCAATATCCATCACAACTATGCCTGCCTTGAAACCCATTTCAACACCAATGTCTGGGTCCATAGAAAAGGGGCGACCTCGGCCAAAAAAGGGGAGACCGGCATCATTCCCGGCTCCATGGGGACCCCGTCCTATATCGTCGAAGGCTTAGGCAATCCGGAATCCTTTATGTCATGCGCCCATGGTGCAGGCAGAGTAATGGGACGCATGCAGGCCACACGCACCCTGACCCCACAAGCCTGCGATCGGGCAATGCAGGGCATTGTCCATGACCGGTGGAACAAGGTCCGCAAAGGAAAAGCAAAGGGAATGTATGACCTTGGTGAAGCCCCCCAGGCCTATAAAAACGTTGAAACGGTGATCGCATCTCAACTGGACCTGATCAGCCCCCTGCACAAGCTTCGCCCCCTGGGCGTTGTTAAAGGATGA
- a CDS encoding ABC transporter substrate binding protein, with translation MRLKSGYRNTIQVLLLTIFVYFSLCWINALPYGTALAQGASPKRVLILHSYHKGHGWNDEISQGIESVLNEAEQNIELFFEFMDTKRSHDDHHLGNLAQLLIHKYKDKAIDVVISSDDHAFNFLIHDAVPLFSKMPIVFCGINYLDTSSIPPDKQYTGVMESLELKKTVELAMQLHPEIKQVFALVDKTVSGMALRKQLDKIIPHFNGKILFALSNEIEVSSIIRQLERVPKESIVLWLTLFSDKNNERISINDVEKMLKKHCSVPVYSLWEDYLGKGIVGGKLTNGFFQGKTAAMMALKILDGTPANTIQIIHKSPTPYAFDYTLLSRFNIDLAQLPANSIVINRPVSFYALHRQLIWIFAACMVVVLSIIALLSSHILYRKKTEKQIRSSKNLLEKIINTVPQSIFWKDREGRYLGCNKTYARLTGVKEPSRIIGLTCSELPGSQEEIAHFQANDKEVMETGISKTNIIEKFPNGDGEQGWIKTTIAPLQDEAGKTCGMLGIFEDITRQREMEKLLEKKIITLTLPFDNPEGIEFEDLFDHTETQKVQDEFARAMGVASLITRPDGTPITSPSNFCRFCEMLRNAPKGLANGIASDESLGRPVRNGLNISRCLGTGILDGVVAVEIRRRHLVSWGIGQVRDENSPATEEQIKAYALVIGVDPEELVKAYRDVPSMPRKHFENITQVLYNMVSYWSTMAYQNIQQARLISDLKASRHDREQLQSQLIQAQKMEAIGRLAGGVAHDFNNMLTTILANAEVALMNVPPGATLKNNLKEIVKASKQSSDLTRQLLGFARQQAIVPKVIDLNQVIDDLTRMLRRLIGESIDLEWRPFADLWAVKADTGQITQILTNLCANARDGIQGVGKIIIETTNTILDENYCMIHEARIPGDYTCICVSDTGCGMTRETVDSIFEPFFTTKAEGKGTGLGLANVYSIVQQNKGAIEVYSEPELGSTFKIYLPRYMAVPGPTSQPPPVQENIKGDETILVVEDDPGVLKITLAILKAQGYAVLIAVNPHEAVAICNEYKNPINLLLTDVVMPDMSGPELAKTLVKKRPDLNILFMSGYSKDMIRHHGIHDDITPFVGKPFSAQTLSEKIRKMLDGKDTGE, from the coding sequence ATGAGGCTTAAATCAGGCTACCGGAATACGATCCAAGTATTGCTCCTAACCATATTTGTCTATTTTTCTTTATGCTGGATCAATGCCTTGCCTTACGGCACAGCCTTGGCCCAGGGCGCATCACCGAAACGCGTGCTCATTCTCCATTCCTACCACAAGGGGCACGGCTGGAATGACGAAATATCCCAGGGGATTGAATCGGTGCTCAATGAAGCCGAGCAGAACATAGAACTTTTTTTTGAATTTATGGATACAAAAAGAAGTCATGACGATCACCACCTTGGAAACCTGGCCCAGCTATTGATTCATAAATATAAGGACAAAGCCATTGATGTTGTTATTTCATCAGACGACCATGCCTTTAACTTCCTTATTCATGACGCAGTCCCCCTTTTTTCCAAAATGCCCATAGTATTCTGCGGTATTAACTATTTAGACACATCTTCAATCCCCCCAGACAAGCAGTATACAGGTGTCATGGAATCATTGGAGCTGAAAAAAACGGTGGAGCTTGCAATGCAACTGCATCCGGAAATAAAACAGGTATTCGCACTTGTTGATAAAACGGTAAGCGGCATGGCACTTCGAAAACAATTAGATAAAATTATACCCCATTTTAACGGTAAGATACTTTTTGCACTCTCCAACGAGATAGAGGTTTCCTCAATAATCAGGCAGCTGGAAAGAGTGCCCAAAGAGAGCATTGTTCTCTGGTTGACCCTGTTCTCAGATAAAAACAACGAACGGATCAGTATAAATGACGTTGAAAAAATGCTCAAAAAACATTGCAGCGTTCCTGTGTACAGCCTTTGGGAAGATTATTTAGGCAAGGGTATTGTCGGCGGCAAGCTCACCAACGGATTTTTTCAGGGAAAAACGGCTGCCATGATGGCACTGAAAATCCTGGACGGAACGCCGGCAAACACGATTCAAATCATCCATAAAAGCCCGACCCCCTATGCGTTTGACTACACGCTTTTGTCACGGTTTAACATAGACCTTGCACAGTTGCCTGCCAACAGTATCGTGATTAACCGGCCAGTATCGTTTTACGCGCTCCACAGACAGCTTATTTGGATTTTTGCAGCCTGTATGGTCGTTGTCCTGTCAATCATCGCCTTGTTGTCATCACACATCCTTTATCGTAAAAAAACGGAAAAACAGATACGCAGCAGCAAAAATCTTCTTGAAAAAATAATCAATACCGTACCCCAGTCCATTTTCTGGAAAGACCGGGAGGGGCGTTATCTTGGATGCAATAAGACCTATGCACGGCTGACCGGCGTAAAGGAGCCCTCCCGGATCATTGGTTTGACATGTTCTGAGTTACCGGGCTCCCAAGAAGAAATCGCACACTTTCAGGCCAATGACAAAGAAGTGATGGAGACGGGCATCTCTAAAACCAACATCATTGAAAAATTTCCTAACGGTGACGGAGAACAGGGGTGGATTAAAACGACCATCGCCCCCTTGCAGGACGAAGCGGGGAAAACATGCGGGATGCTGGGGATTTTTGAAGACATCACCCGGCAAAGAGAGATGGAAAAACTCCTGGAAAAAAAAATTATCACCCTGACCCTCCCCTTTGATAATCCCGAAGGAATCGAATTCGAAGATCTGTTTGATCATACGGAAACCCAGAAAGTTCAGGATGAATTTGCCAGGGCCATGGGTGTTGCATCTCTGATTACCCGCCCGGACGGCACCCCCATCACATCCCCGAGTAATTTCTGCAGGTTTTGTGAAATGCTTCGCAATGCCCCCAAAGGGTTGGCCAACGGCATCGCCTCCGATGAATCACTTGGGCGTCCGGTCAGAAACGGTCTGAACATCAGTCGCTGCTTGGGCACCGGAATACTGGACGGCGTGGTTGCGGTTGAAATCCGGAGACGACATCTGGTCAGTTGGGGGATTGGTCAGGTACGCGATGAGAATTCGCCGGCAACAGAAGAACAAATCAAAGCATACGCCCTTGTCATCGGGGTGGACCCGGAAGAATTGGTCAAGGCATACCGGGACGTACCATCCATGCCCCGCAAGCATTTTGAGAATATTACCCAGGTCCTTTACAATATGGTAAGTTACTGGTCTACCATGGCCTACCAGAATATTCAGCAGGCCAGGCTCATCAGCGATCTGAAAGCCTCCCGGCATGATCGCGAGCAACTGCAATCCCAATTGATTCAGGCACAAAAGATGGAGGCCATCGGCCGCCTGGCAGGCGGGGTGGCCCATGATTTTAACAATATGCTGACCACCATTCTTGCAAATGCTGAAGTTGCCCTGATGAACGTACCACCCGGTGCGACCCTGAAGAATAACCTAAAAGAGATCGTGAAGGCATCGAAACAATCCTCGGATCTGACCCGGCAGCTTCTTGGTTTTGCAAGGCAACAGGCCATCGTCCCAAAAGTTATTGATCTGAACCAGGTAATAGATGACCTGACCAGGATGCTTCGACGGTTGATCGGTGAATCCATTGATCTGGAATGGCGGCCATTTGCCGATCTGTGGGCGGTCAAGGCCGACACGGGGCAAATCACCCAGATATTGACCAACCTGTGTGCCAATGCCCGTGACGGCATTCAAGGTGTGGGAAAAATCATCATAGAAACGACCAATACGATTCTGGATGAAAATTACTGCATGATCCATGAAGCAAGGATTCCCGGTGATTACACCTGCATTTGCGTCAGTGATACCGGTTGCGGAATGACCCGGGAGACAGTCGATAGTATTTTTGAACCCTTTTTCACAACAAAAGCCGAAGGAAAGGGAACAGGATTAGGGCTTGCCAACGTATACAGCATTGTCCAGCAGAATAAAGGCGCCATTGAGGTATACAGCGAACCAGAACTTGGATCGACATTTAAAATTTACCTGCCACGCTACATGGCGGTCCCCGGTCCCACCTCACAACCCCCACCGGTACAAGAGAACATCAAAGGAGACGAGACAATCCTTGTGGTTGAAGACGACCCCGGGGTTCTTAAAATCACCCTGGCCATTCTAAAGGCCCAGGGCTATGCCGTCCTGATTGCAGTCAATCCCCATGAGGCCGTCGCGATCTGCAATGAATACAAAAATCCAATTAACCTGCTTTTAACCGATGTGGTCATGCCGGACATGAGCGGGCCGGAACTGGCCAAAACACTTGTCAAAAAGCGCCCCGACCTCAACATATTGTTTATGTCCGGCTATTCCAAGGATATGATCAGGCACCACGGAATCCATGATGACATCACCCCGTTTGTGGGAAAGCCTTTTTCCGCCCAGACCCTGTCTGAAAAAATCCGAAAAATGCTTGATGGGAAAGACACAGGTGAATGA
- a CDS encoding TRAP transporter large permease subunit, with protein sequence MTFTIIGLLIVFALMGAPLFTVIIAAAMYGFYLSEIDLSVMAIELYRIADTPILLALPLFTFAGYILGESNTSQRLVTLTRAFLGWMPGGLAIVAFVVCALFTAFTGASGVTIVAMGALLYPALTQAGYTDRFSLGLVTTSGSLGLLLPPSLPLILYGIIAQQMSGGEQVSIENLFLAGLFPALLMIIMLSIWSAWANRRNPVPLTRFSVKNCLSALGAAIWEVPLPLFVFFGIYSGYFAVSEAAAVTAMYVLVVEVMIYREISLKQLPGIIRESMVMVGGILLILGVSLALTNYLIDAEAPMKLFKFCETFVSSKLVFLILLNIFLLILGAMLDIFSAIIIMVPLILPVALEYGIHPVHLGIIFLANMQIGYFTPPVGMNLFIAGYRFKKPIDEIYRATIPFMLVLLLSVLIITYWPQLSLFLIS encoded by the coding sequence ATGACATTTACAATTATCGGCCTGCTCATTGTTTTTGCCCTGATGGGCGCACCGTTGTTCACCGTGATCATTGCTGCGGCCATGTACGGATTTTACCTGTCTGAAATTGATCTGTCGGTCATGGCCATTGAGCTGTACCGGATTGCCGATACCCCGATTCTGCTGGCCCTGCCCCTGTTCACCTTTGCCGGATATATTCTTGGGGAGAGCAACACCTCCCAGCGCCTTGTGACCCTGACCCGGGCCTTTCTGGGATGGATGCCCGGCGGGCTTGCCATTGTGGCCTTTGTGGTGTGCGCGTTGTTCACGGCATTTACCGGGGCCTCCGGGGTGACCATCGTGGCCATGGGGGCCCTGTTGTACCCGGCCCTGACCCAGGCCGGATATACGGACCGGTTCAGTTTAGGCCTGGTGACCACCTCGGGCAGTCTGGGTCTGCTGCTGCCCCCCTCTTTGCCCCTGATCCTTTACGGTATCATTGCCCAGCAGATGAGCGGCGGAGAGCAGGTCTCCATTGAAAACTTATTTTTGGCAGGCCTGTTCCCGGCACTGCTCATGATCATCATGCTCTCCATCTGGAGCGCCTGGGCCAACCGAAGAAATCCGGTGCCCTTGACCCGGTTTTCCGTTAAAAACTGCCTTTCAGCCCTGGGAGCGGCCATTTGGGAAGTGCCTTTGCCCCTGTTCGTATTTTTTGGGATCTATTCGGGATATTTTGCCGTATCCGAGGCCGCTGCGGTCACGGCCATGTATGTACTGGTGGTGGAAGTGATGATCTACCGGGAAATTTCGTTAAAGCAGCTGCCCGGCATTATCCGGGAATCCATGGTGATGGTGGGGGGGATTCTGCTTATTTTGGGGGTATCCTTGGCGTTGACCAATTACCTCATTGATGCCGAAGCCCCCATGAAGCTGTTCAAATTCTGCGAAACCTTTGTATCCAGCAAACTGGTGTTTCTGATTCTGCTCAATATCTTTCTGCTGATTTTGGGCGCCATGCTGGATATTTTTTCCGCCATTATCATCATGGTGCCGCTCATACTGCCCGTGGCCCTGGAATACGGCATTCATCCGGTCCACTTGGGCATTATCTTTCTGGCCAACATGCAGATCGGCTACTTCACCCCGCCGGTGGGCATGAATCTATTCATTGCAGGGTATCGCTTCAAAAAACCCATTGATGAAATTTACCGGGCCACAATCCCCTTTATGCTGGTGTTGCTGCTCTCCGTACTCATCATCACCTACTGGCCTCAATTGAGCCTGTTTTTAATTTCTTAA